AATCCATACATATCATCCATTTTAAGAAAATGAATggtatatataatatttaatatatgttagataattataaaagttcagattatatatatatatgcttTAATCAGCTTCATTCGGATGCCCCATATAGGTGGAAATATAATGCCTATCAAATAGATTTATAGTGAATAATTACAATAGAATGAGAAAATCATTGATAGAATCATGAAAGTACAAATAAACGCAGGACCTTTACTATCTTCATAATTAACAGCTCTTTTTAGCCTAATATCGACCACTCTAGTTGCATACTTATAGGTACTATGGccaattgtaaataaagAAGTAAGGAAAAACCCTATAGAAGCAAGCATAGTAACTCTTGTACCATAAGTTAATAAAGTTGTTGAAACACCACCCAATAGTATAGCAACTGATAACCAAGACAAAAATGTTCTTTCAGTTGCAAAATATACTTTTGGTTCGACTCGAACTGGAACACAAATTGTTTTTCCCGGTGGAGCTTTAATAACAGTATCAAATTGTGTACCTTTTGGTACTTTACTAATCAAATCaccatttaaataatgatcaaaagaagataataattggtaatattttgttgcaatataattgtttgattctaaaatttttctacGATAATAAGCAGCGTTTATACTTTCACCTTCCACAGGAACATTTGTAGTAGCATTATTTGTAGTAATGGCACCATAACTACTACTACCAATTCTTTCCTCTTGATCCAATAGATTTCCTGTTGGATGAGAATTTGCCAACATTGCATTTACTAATGCagcatcatcttcatcttcatcatcataaaTTCCCTCTTCATAATCATTATCTCTTACTGGTCTTGTAATGTTAATATTAGTTTGGATTTGTGGTTTTCTAATATCTACATCCATTTGAGGTAACCAAAATGGAATTGATTCAactttatcatttaataaagttGCCACACCATGAATAAATTTGGAGAATTTTGGTACTGGTTCAACTAAATGCGAACCAACTAATTCTCTAACCCATTCAGGTGGTTCTTGACCTAATTGTGTTTGTAATTTAACTTCCAAGACAGCATACGGAAATCTGCAAACATCCTTTTCTGGTAATTGTTTAAATGGCCAATCTACACCAATATCCATTCTTCTCCAATTACCATTTGTACGATCAATCCCatcaaaattatcttcTCTAACCATTGTTAATTCAGTATCTAAAGAGATACGAACTCTTGCATCCCCGGGTAATTGGAAAGCAGTTCTATTGTAGAAAGATCTTACCACTGGTCTTAATCTTTTCTTCAACATCGCATATTGAATTTCAATCGCTAAAGATTCTAaactttcaatttctttgggagattttttcttttctctaCGAATCTTATCGAATACTTTCTGAGCAGTATATTTCCCCTTGACGAAATcattgatatatttttcctttaatGCAAATCTTGCCTTTACAGATTTTTCACCAGTCCAATCTTCTCTATGAGTCTTTCTCTCTACAAAGATTGTATCAGAAGACATACCACCATACCATCTTAATCTATGAGCTTCAGCACCTTCATCTTTTCTTAAACGTCCGTAATATAAAtctaaatcttcattatcataataAATGGAAGTAATTGCAGAATCTTCTTTTTcgaattctttatttggATTGAAAACCAAGACAGGtaaatgttttaaaataattaattttaattcagtAATATTATCTGGATGAACCCAATATTTAGTGGTTTGTCTTACGAAATTTTGTTGTTTACCACCAGCAGAGGAATCACCTTTAATTGGATTACCTCTTGTTCTGACAGTATCATATAATTGAGAAATTTTGACCACCAATTCAtcataattttctttgaaaaaaggTTTTGAATCTAATCTAACTTGGAAGATAGGTtttaaaatgaatttaGTCTTTTTATCatgttttttaataattttttggaaCCCAGTATAATTTAATCTTGCGAATTTAGCTAAATCATGAACATCAGCAATGACATCacttaattcttcttctaaaatattgaaatccAATTCTGAAGGttgattaatattattggaatGTAAAGAGTCAATTAAAATATGCAATTGTTCTTGTGAATCTTTAATCCTTCTAATGATTTCACTATGTTTAACTTTACAAAAACTATAAACTTTAtccaattctaattctaaagAACTTAGGAATTCTGTTTCTAAATCTTCGGACcattgattattatttaaattctcttcaatggaatttttcaaatcatcataagcaatataataataactatATTGTCTgattaaagatttatttaattgttcaCCAAATCTCATTTAGGGAGGAGGAGAAGCAGAGGGGAGTGAGGGACAAATTATAAAAGATACTGTGTAATCCACCCaattcttgaaaaaaaaaagaaaacgcaaaagtaaaattttatgtatttttttttattttgtatttttaaaaaattatcaaaatgtCAGAATGTTTATTTGTGgttaatttatatatttaaataaataaattgaatatcttattatcattactCTTACTcgttttattattattatttagtttaacCTTGTAAGATAGATTATATCGTATGCCGAATGAAATTTGAGCGCCATTTCTcgataattaaaaatgtaaggtaataataataattataacaagaataataattaaggCGGGAGGGGAAGCACGTGCGCGtgtcaaaaaaaagaaaaaaaatatactttaAAGATCAGTACAAAACACTAATATATAAAGCGATACTTTTAAGGATGCCAAAATTAAGGATTCTTGAAGATATCATGGTTTGAGTGTGTATATCTATTAAAACtgcttattttatttattttttttttgtaatgcTGAAAATAGGTGGGAGATGAGTTGCGTGTGTATGTGTTCATGCATCTACAGGAGTCTTGACATCATCGGTGGAAGTTGATATCAGATCGGTATTCTTTGAATCTTCGTTGagttttcttttctttttatctggattttcatcatcttcttcttcttctgctTCTGAATTCTCTATATCTTCTTCTGCTTCTActtctgcttctgcttctgcttctgcttctgcttctgcttctgcttctgcttctgcttctgcttctgcCTCAGCTTCCTCCACATCATCagcatcatcttcatcctCGTCTTCATCTTCACCTAAATCTTCCTCAATATCTTCACCATCCTCTTCATCTGCTTGTTCTTCATTTGTAATTGCaccttcttcttctgcTTCTTCTGCTTCTTCCTCCTCCTCTTCCTCTGcttcctcctcctcctcttcttcttcttcctcttcctCATCATCCTCTTCCTCATCATcctcttcatcatcaacaCCAGGTTGTTCAGGAGGGAACATATCATCAACAGCATCTTCATTATCCCATACGATATTAAATCTTGTTACTCTTGGTTTTTCAGCCAAGATATTTCTAACGACTTTATCAATTTGAACTTTCACTGGAGGGTTTTCTTTCAACTCTTCGTCgttatattcattattgaCATAATACCCTACTCTTACAAACTCTTTGCCATCATACGAACAACTCAACAGTATGACAGTAACACTAATCAATTCACTTGCAGGAATCAATTCTACAGAAGGTGGATCAGCTTTGAAGATAAATTTGTTGATACCTTTGGGCACGGGCCCAACCAGGATAGAGTCTAATTCTTGGTCATGTTCTAGAGATCTTGAAGACCCTACATAAGTCAATTTCCATTCTAAATcgtttttcaattgttcgGAACATTCAAAAGTGATTTCGAATTCATAAGCGTCTGTGAATTTTGCAGGATTGTTAAGGACTTTAATTCCTAATAGAGATACGTTTGACATGTTGAAAGATGTTTGAATCTAATGTGTATATGTATTctgttttgtttttaatgtttttcAATTGCTTCGTCTATTGTACTGGGAATAGTTCAAGTATGAAAGTTTGAAACATTATCAAGATATAGAAAATCAAGTCAAACGTTATTTCATAAAAGATGGATAAAGTTTACGCGAATATTTaaccaaagaaaaaaagaaaaaaccACGCGATAGAAAAACGCGTAAGCAAAGGCGAGAGGCAAAACGAATTTCATAGAGATATGCACAGAGATTTGCAAAAAGATTTTGTATCCTTGATTAATTGATTGTGCTGAACATTACGAATCGATAAAGAGttatgtatgtatatatatatatatgcgTTTGTGCATTGAATTAGCATGTTGCCCCGTGACATTCTGTATCTGGAATACACCCATGCATTCTCTATATATGAAACATACCTCTTACAATTGCAACTTGTTATATCTTcaaacaaaacaaatattgCTGCTTTCAGGTATTGATCGGGattaaaataagaatatgtatatgaattaataaattaataaaaaaatatatatatatttttttttcgatCAATATTTACACTTGAGCAATACACCTAGAACAATACATTTTGGAATAGGcaaaatttttctatttacTATTACAACGATATATTGAGCCAGTTGGTAAATTAAATCCGATTTTTTTCTGTCTAACTCTTCTTGGTAacatattataataaattgaatgGCAATAGCAAGAACAATAGTAATAGATTAATTAATCCATAGTAATAGATTAATTAATCCATAGTAATAAACTCGAGCCAACAATGGCCAAGTAAATTAATCGGAACTAATAGCCGGTTGCCTAtaacattattaattacACTATAAATTGCTACACTATAAATTGCTACACTATAAATTACTATTcctaatatattaatattacaCCATCTATTACAATACCTAATACAGCCACAGTAACGCCATTACGTATAGCCATTTTTACTCGAATTGCGATTTGCCACCGCATCACACCACACTATACCTAGAAGCAGACGTATTCATCCTGACACCACATACAAACTCCCCCATCGATTTCTCATCGAATATTCATACCAATTTTCTCCACCAATTTTCCATCGATCTCATCGAATCTCAGATCGGCCCAGATCAGTCCAGATCAGATATATTGGCTTAGATCAGCCTGGATCGTATCTGATCGTTTTCGGATTGTCCAAAATCGTTTAAATTCTATTCGGATCACCCCTGGCGCCATAAATGTTTTTAACACTAATTAATACCAATTCAATACTAAATCGCACCGTACTACTGGCCAGCCGAATTGCTGTCACCCATTTCCACGACGGAGTTCTTCTGCGCCGTTTCTGTGCGCCATTTCCCTACGGCATTGTTTTCTACGACCCTTTCTTTGCATCAAATTGCCCCTGCACAGTCTGCCCGGCACAAGCCACCCCTACGCAATCCCTGCCGTGTCTTGTCCTGCGTCATTTTACTACGCCACCGTCGCCGCAACGGTTACCGCAATCGGCATTCTCACTGCAGATCACCCGCCGATCTGCAGCCGCAACGCCCACTACTCAAACACCCAAAAAAGCCCACTTTGCTTTCTGGCCAGCCAGATGGCGATCTCGGCGGCACTTGCGATACCGTTTCAGGACTCTATTAGATTTCCCTTTTCGATTCTCTGCAGGCATGTAGGAACACATCCCCAGACGCTTCCGCAGTGCTCTAGGCACGCGTTCGGGCTCTCGGATTACCAGATCGGGATCACACACCGCCCCTCTGCTCTGCGGCAGTTACTGTGGGGCAACTTCCAGAGTGTGTCTCTCTTGTTTACCTGGTTAACGAAACAGGCAACCGCCGGCAAATTGGTTGCTGTCGTTGTTTGGTGGTGGGGTATTGGACTACCTGGCGAAGTATATAAACTGCTTGATCTGTTTCCTGGTTTGGGGATCCATAGGTTTATATCGTATCTTactttatatattcatattcatatatatatatatatataaaagtgTATATCCAGGCTCACatgatttattaagaaCATTCATTTATATCTTCAATTACAATCATATAACGATACAATCCACACTCTTTTAAACAAAATCGGTTAATTAAAAACTTTATAACAAATCTTACTCAAGTTACTCCAACTCAATAGTCTCTCTTTATTAACTAACCTATACTTTCCTTTCCCTTTTactacttttttttcttttcaatttcattccTATCTTATCAATATTACACTGTTAAGTTACACGTtctttaaaacaattgaaaataaaaaaaaataaattctattacAAATAACAAATTACTCTCCttattaattaatcaaCTTTTTAACTCGTTAATCTCTCGTTCTTATTCATTATGAAATTCTCCACTGTATCCACTTCTTTATTGCTTGCTTCTTCAGCCATTGCTGCTCCAGCCAAGAGAAACCATCAT
The window above is part of the Henningerozyma blattae CBS 6284 chromosome 2, complete genome genome. Proteins encoded here:
- the VTC4 gene encoding Vtc4p (similar to Saccharomyces cerevisiae VTC4 (YJL012C); ancestral locus Anc_5.161), with amino-acid sequence MRFGEQLNKSLIRQYSYYYIAYDDLKNSIEENLNNNQWSEDLETEFLSSLELELDKVYSFCKVKHSEIIRRIKDSQEQLHILIDSLHSNNINQPSELDFNILEEELSDVIADVHDLAKFARLNYTGFQKIIKKHDKKTKFILKPIFQVRLDSKPFFKENYDELVVKISQLYDTVRTRGNPIKGDSSAGGKQQNFVRQTTKYWVHPDNITELKLIILKHLPVLVFNPNKEFEKEDSAITSIYYDNEDLDLYYGRLRKDEGAEAHRLRWYGGMSSDTIFVERKTHREDWTGEKSVKARFALKEKYINDFVKGKYTAQKVFDKIRREKKKSPKEIESLESLAIEIQYAMLKKRLRPVVRSFYNRTAFQLPGDARVRISLDTELTMVREDNFDGIDRTNGNWRRMDIGVDWPFKQLPEKDVCRFPYAVLEVKLQTQLGQEPPEWVRELVGSHLVEPVPKFSKFIHGVATLLNDKVESIPFWLPQMDVDIRKPQIQTNINITRPVRDNDYEEGIYDDEDEDDAALVNAMLANSHPTGNLLDQEERIGSSSYGAITTNNATTNVPVEGESINAAYYRRKILESNNYIATKYYQLLSSFDHYLNGDLISKVPKGTQFDTVIKAPPGKTICVPVRVEPKVYFATERTFLSWLSVAILLGGVSTTLLTYGTRVTMLASIGFFLTSLFTIGHSTYKYATRVVDIRLKRAVNYEDSKGPAFICTFMILSMIFSFYCNYSL
- the ASF1 gene encoding nucleosome assembly factor ASF1 (similar to Saccharomyces cerevisiae ASF1 (YJL115W); ancestral locus Anc_1.242), with the protein product MSNVSLLGIKVLNNPAKFTDAYEFEITFECSEQLKNDLEWKLTYVGSSRSLEHDQELDSILVGPVPKGINKFIFKADPPSVELIPASELISVTVILLSCSYDGKEFVRVGYYVNNEYNDEELKENPPVKVQIDKVVRNILAEKPRVTRFNIVWDNEDAVDDMFPPEQPGVDDEEDDEEEDDEEEEEEEEEEEEAEEEEEEEAEEAEEEGAITNEEQADEEDGEDIEEDLGEDEDEDEDDADDVEEAEAEAEAEAEAEAEAEAEAEAEAEVEAEEDIENSEAEEEEDDENPDKKKRKLNEDSKNTDLISTSTDDVKTPVDA